A window of Dickeya zeae NCPPB 2538 contains these coding sequences:
- the metE gene encoding 5-methyltetrahydropteroyltriglutamate--homocysteine S-methyltransferase codes for MAILNHTLGFPRVGLRRELKKAQESYWAGNSTQEELLNVGRELRARHWQQQKDAGVELLPVGDFAWYDHVLTTSLLLGNVPARHQNADGTVNLDTLFRIGRGRAPTGNPAAAAEMTKWFNTNYHYMVPEFTKGQQFKLTWTQLLDEVDEALALGHKVKPVLLGPVTYLWLGKVKGEAFDRLDLLSAVLPVYQQVLAELAKRDIEWVQIDEPVLALELDAEWKAACKPAYDALQGQVKLLLTTYFDSIGQNLDVIKALPVQGLHVDLVHGKDDAAALNAQLPADWVLSLGVINGRNVWRADLASWFERLQPLLGKRTLWLGSSCSLLHSPIDLSVETRLDEEVKSWFAFAIQKCQELALLTRALNSGNGDELVAYSAPIRARQTSTRVNNPDVAKRLAAITAQDSQRQNPYPVRAQAQRARFQLPDWPTTTIGSFPQTTEIRGLRLDFKQGRLDSQNYRIGIAEHIKQAIVEQERLELDVLVHGEAERNDMVEYFGEHLDGFVFTQNGWVQSYGSRCVKPPVVIGDISRPEPITVEWAKYAQSLTSKPVKGMLTGPVTILCWSFPREDVSRETIAKQIALALRDEVADLEQAGIGIIQIDEPALREGLPLHRSDWAAYLEWAVDAFRLNAAVAKDDTQIHTHMCYCEFNDIMDSIAALDADVITIETSRSDMELLESFEEFEYPNEIGPGVYDIHSPNVPSVEWIEALLRKAAQRIPAERLWVNPDCGLKTRGWPETRQSLANMVQAAKRLRETAE; via the coding sequence ATGGCAATTCTAAATCACACTCTCGGTTTTCCGCGTGTCGGGCTGCGTCGTGAACTGAAAAAAGCGCAGGAAAGCTATTGGGCAGGGAACAGCACGCAGGAAGAACTGCTGAATGTGGGCCGTGAGTTGCGTGCCCGTCACTGGCAACAACAGAAAGACGCTGGCGTTGAATTGCTGCCAGTGGGCGATTTTGCCTGGTACGACCATGTGCTGACCACCAGTTTGTTGCTGGGGAACGTACCTGCCCGTCACCAGAATGCGGATGGCACCGTGAATCTGGATACTCTGTTCCGTATCGGCCGTGGCCGTGCGCCGACCGGTAATCCGGCCGCGGCGGCCGAAATGACCAAGTGGTTTAACACCAACTATCACTATATGGTGCCGGAATTTACCAAAGGCCAGCAGTTCAAACTGACCTGGACCCAACTGCTGGATGAAGTCGACGAGGCATTAGCGTTGGGCCACAAGGTGAAACCCGTGCTGCTGGGTCCGGTAACTTACCTGTGGCTGGGGAAAGTCAAAGGGGAAGCCTTCGATCGTCTGGATCTGTTGAGCGCGGTATTGCCGGTGTACCAGCAGGTGCTGGCTGAGCTGGCTAAACGCGACATCGAATGGGTGCAGATTGATGAGCCGGTGTTGGCGCTGGAACTGGATGCTGAATGGAAAGCGGCATGTAAACCGGCTTACGATGCGCTGCAAGGTCAGGTGAAGTTACTGCTGACCACCTATTTTGACAGCATCGGCCAGAATCTGGACGTGATCAAGGCACTGCCGGTGCAGGGGCTGCATGTCGACCTGGTTCACGGCAAAGACGATGCTGCCGCACTCAATGCACAGTTGCCTGCCGACTGGGTACTGTCGCTGGGGGTCATCAACGGTCGTAATGTGTGGCGTGCCGATCTGGCGAGCTGGTTCGAGCGTCTGCAACCGTTGCTGGGCAAGCGTACATTGTGGCTGGGTAGTTCCTGCTCTTTGTTGCACAGCCCGATTGATCTCAGCGTCGAAACGCGTCTGGACGAGGAAGTGAAGAGCTGGTTCGCCTTTGCCATTCAGAAGTGTCAGGAACTGGCGTTGCTGACCAGGGCGCTCAACAGCGGCAATGGCGACGAACTGGTGGCATATAGTGCACCGATCCGCGCCCGCCAGACATCAACCCGTGTGAATAACCCAGACGTGGCGAAGCGTCTGGCTGCGATCACGGCACAAGACAGCCAGCGTCAGAACCCGTATCCGGTTCGTGCACAAGCGCAACGTGCGCGTTTCCAGCTACCAGACTGGCCGACCACTACCATCGGTTCGTTCCCGCAAACCACCGAAATCCGTGGCCTGCGTCTGGATTTCAAACAGGGTCGTCTGGATAGTCAGAACTACCGCATCGGCATTGCCGAGCACATCAAACAGGCGATTGTGGAACAGGAACGTCTGGAACTGGACGTACTGGTGCACGGCGAAGCTGAACGTAACGACATGGTGGAGTACTTCGGCGAGCATCTGGATGGCTTCGTGTTCACCCAGAACGGCTGGGTGCAGAGTTACGGTTCCCGTTGCGTTAAACCACCGGTGGTGATTGGCGACATCAGCCGTCCTGAGCCGATCACGGTTGAGTGGGCGAAGTACGCTCAATCGCTCACCAGCAAGCCGGTAAAAGGCATGCTGACCGGCCCGGTCACGATTCTGTGCTGGTCCTTCCCGCGTGAAGACGTCAGCCGTGAAACTATCGCTAAGCAGATTGCGCTGGCGTTGCGCGACGAGGTGGCGGATCTGGAACAGGCCGGTATCGGCATCATCCAGATTGACGAACCGGCGCTGCGTGAAGGCTTGCCGTTGCATCGCTCCGACTGGGCGGCGTATCTGGAGTGGGCTGTCGATGCGTTCCGCCTGAATGCGGCGGTCGCGAAAGACGATACCCAGATTCACACCCACATGTGCTACTGCGAATTCAACGACATTATGGATTCCATCGCGGCACTGGATGCGGACGTGATCACCATCGAAACCTCGCGTTCTGATATGGAACTGCTGGAATCGTTCGAAGAGTTCGAGTACCCGAATGAAATCGGCCCAGGCGTGTACGACATTCATTCACCGAACGTACCGAGCGTCGAATGGATTGAAGCCCTGCTGCGTAAAGCGGCTCAGCGTATTCCGGCAGAACGCCTGTGGGTGAACCCGGACTGCGGCCTGAAAACGCGTGGCTGGCCGGAAACCCGTCAGTCACTGGCGAACATGGTGCAGGCAGCCAAGCGCCTGCGCGAAACCGCCGAGTAA
- the metR gene encoding HTH-type transcriptional regulator MetR, whose product MIELKHLRTLQALRTTGSLAAAAAQLHQTQSALSHQFSDLEQRLGFRLFVRKSQPLRFTPQGEILLQLAEQILPQIQQALQACNEPHQTTLRLAIECHSCIQWLTPALERFHQSWPQVAMDFKSGVTFDPQPALQQGELDLVMTSDILPRSGLHYSPMFDFEVRLVLSPDHPLAAKAVIVPDDLAQETLMIYPVQRQRLDVWRHFLQPAGVSPSLKSVDNTLLLIQMVAARMGIAALPHWVVESFERQGLVVTKTLGDGLWSRLYAAVRDGEQRQPVIEAFIRSARQHACEHLPFVRDASRPNAGAPTRPAQ is encoded by the coding sequence ATGATCGAACTCAAACACTTACGGACACTACAGGCACTGCGCACCACGGGCTCGTTAGCTGCCGCTGCTGCACAGCTCCATCAGACGCAATCGGCCTTGTCGCATCAATTCAGCGATCTGGAACAACGGTTGGGGTTCCGTTTGTTCGTCCGTAAGAGCCAGCCGCTACGCTTTACGCCGCAGGGGGAAATTCTGCTGCAGCTGGCTGAGCAGATCCTGCCGCAGATTCAACAAGCGCTTCAGGCCTGCAACGAACCGCATCAAACCACCCTGCGACTGGCTATCGAATGCCACAGTTGTATCCAGTGGCTAACACCGGCGCTGGAACGCTTTCACCAGAGCTGGCCGCAAGTGGCCATGGACTTCAAATCCGGCGTCACCTTTGACCCACAACCCGCCCTGCAGCAAGGCGAGCTGGATTTGGTGATGACCTCTGACATTCTGCCGCGTAGCGGCCTGCACTATTCGCCGATGTTTGATTTTGAGGTACGACTGGTGCTATCGCCAGATCATCCGCTGGCGGCCAAGGCTGTCATCGTGCCTGATGATTTGGCGCAGGAAACGCTCATGATCTACCCGGTTCAACGCCAACGACTGGATGTGTGGCGTCACTTCCTGCAACCTGCCGGGGTCAGCCCGTCACTAAAAAGTGTGGACAATACCCTGCTGTTGATCCAAATGGTGGCGGCACGCATGGGTATCGCCGCACTACCGCACTGGGTGGTGGAGAGTTTTGAACGCCAGGGTCTGGTGGTCACCAAAACCCTGGGGGACGGCTTATGGAGCCGGCTCTACGCCGCCGTTCGCGATGGCGAGCAGCGTCAGCCGGTTATCGAAGCGTTTATTCGTTCTGCGCG